A window from Bombus fervidus isolate BK054 chromosome 12, iyBomFerv1, whole genome shotgun sequence encodes these proteins:
- the Cul1 gene encoding cullin 1, with amino-acid sequence MSGHRGGGGAGSHQGGPAGLKQIDLDQIWGDLREGIEQVYNRQCMSKPRYIELYTHVYNYCTSVHQQLTRTSTKSKKGQISQGGAQLVGLELYKRLRDFLRNYLISLLKHGIDLMDEDVLQFYTRQWEEYQFSSKVLNGVCSYLNRHWVRRECEEGRKGIYEVYQSALVTWRDNLFKHLNRQVTNAVLKLIERERNGETINTRLVSGVINCYVELGLNEDDPGAKGQNLTVYKDSFENVFLEDTERFYTRESSEFLRQNPVTEYMKKAEQRLLEEQKRVQVYLHQTTHEILAKTCERVLIEKHLDIFHSEFQNLLDADKNTDLGRMYQLVARIPNGLGELRNLLEGHIANQGLGAIDKCGDSAVNDPKIYVNTILEVHKKYNALVLVAFNNDSGFVAALDKACGRFINSNSVTRAANSSSKSPELLAKYCDLLLKKSSKNPEEAELEDTLNQVMVVFKYIEDKDVFQKFYSKMLAKRLVQHMSASDDAEASMISKLKQACGFEYTSKLQRMFQDIGVSKDLNEQFRRHLTNSAEPLDIDFNIQVLSSGSWPFQQSFTFSLPTELERSVHRFTTFYSSQHSGRKLNWLYNMSKGELHTNCFKNRYTLQASTFQMAVLLQYNGSTVWTIQQLHDATQIKMDFLLQVIQILLKAKLLTAATDDEAELTPLSTVELFTGYKNKKLRVNINIPMKTELKIEQETTQKNIEEDRKLLIQAAIVRIMKMRKVLKHQQLVAEVLNQLSSRFKPRVHVIKKCIDILIEKEYLERTEGQKDTYSYLA; translated from the exons ATGTCAGGGCATAGAGGCGGAGGAGGGGCTGGGAGTCATCAAGGAGGCCCAGCAGGCCTCAAACAAATAGATTTAGATCAAATTTGGGGAGATCTACGTGAAGGTATTGAACAAGTTTATAACAGACAATGTATGTCTAAACCAAGATATATAGAGTTGTACAC acatgtatataattattgcaCAAGTGTTCATCAACAATTAACTAGAACATCAACCAAAAGTAAGAAAGGACAAATTTCTCAAGGAGGTGCACAGTTAGTTGGTTTGGAGTTATATAAACGTTTACGTGACTTTCTTAGAAATTACCTTATAAGTTTATTGAAg cATGGAATCGACTTGATGGATGAAGATGTATTGCAGTTCTATACAAGACAATGGGAAGAATATCAGTTTAGTAGTAAAGTACTGAATGGTGTGTGCTCATATCTAAATCGACATTGGGTACGTAGAGAATGTGAGGAGGGTCGTAAAGGAATTTATGAAGTTTATCAATCAGCTTTGGTTACATGGCGAGATAACTTATTCAAGCATTTAAATAGACAA GTCACTAACGCAGTACTTAAATTAATTGAGCGGGAACGCAATGGGGAAACAATAAATACACGTTTAGTCAGTGGTGTAATCAATTGTTACGTAGAATTAGGTTTGAATGAGGATGATCCTGGTGCTAAAGGACAGAATCTTACTGTTTACAAAGATTCTTTTGAAAATGTCTTCCTTGAAGATACAGAAAGGTTTTATACTCGAGAAAGTTCAGAGTTCCTTCGACAAAATCCAGTTacagaatatatgaaaaag gcAGAGCAAAGGTTATTGGAAGAGCAAAAGCGAGTTCAGGTATATTTGCATCAAACAACGCACGAAATATTAGCGAAAACGTGTGAAAGAGTGTTAATTGAAAAACATTTGGACATTTTTCATTCTGAATTTCAAAATCTCTTGGATGCTGACAAAAACACAGACTTAGGTCGGATGTATCAGCTAGTGGCAAGAATTCCAAATGGTCTTGGAGAATTGCGGAATCTTTTAGAAGGTCATATAGCTAATCAAGGACTTGGAGCTATCGATAAATGTGGTGATTCTGCAGTTAAT gATCCAAAGATTTATGTAAACACTATTTTGGAGgttcataaaaaatacaatgcTTTAGTACTTGTTGCATTTAATAATGACAGTGGTTTTGTGGCAGCTCTTGATAAGGCTTGCGGAAGATTCATTAACAGTAATTCGGTAACTAGGGCAGCAAATAGCAGCAGCAAATCACCAGAGTTATTAGCAAAATATTGTGACCTGTTATTAAAAAAGAGCAGCAAAAATCCTGAAGAAGCTGAACTTGAAGATACACTGAACCAAGTT ATGGtggtatttaaatatatagaagACAAAGATGTGTTTCAAAAATTCTATAGTAAAATGCTGGCAAAACGATTAGTACAACATATGTCTGCCAGTGATGATGCAGAAGCTTCTATGATTTCTAAATTGAAACAAGCTTGTGGTTTTGAATATACTTCAAAATTGCAACGAATGTTTCAG GATATTGGTGTGTCTAAAGATCTAAATGAACAGTTTAGAAGACATTTGACAAATTCTGCTGAACCATTGGATATAGATTTCAATATACAAGTGTTGTCTTCTGGTTCTTGGCCATTTCAACAATCCTTTACATTTTCATTACCAACAGAG CTAGAGAGATCTGTACATAGGTTCACCACTTTCTATAGTTCACAGCATAGTGGAAGAAAGTTGAATTGGTTGTACAATATGTCTAAAGGAGAATTGCATACAAATTGTTTCAAAAACag ATACACGTTGCAAGCATCCACATTTCAAATGGCTGTTCTCTTACAATATAATGGTTCCACTGTATGGACGATACAACAATTACATGATGCTACACAGATAAAAATGGATTTTTTGCTTCAG GTTATTCAAATACTCTTGAAAGCTAAACTATTAACAGCAGCTACTGATGACGAAGCTGAATTGACACCATTGTCAACAGTTGAGCTTTTCACAGGATATAAAAA CAAGAAGCTGCGGGTTAATATCAATATACCAATGAAAACGGAATTAAAGATTGAACAGGAAAcaacacaaaaaaatatagaagaagatAGAAAACTCTTAATTCAGGCAGCTATTGTTAGGATTATGAAAATGAGGAAAGTACTCAAACATCAACAACTGGTAGCTGAAGTATTGAATCAATTAAGCTCTAGGTTCAAACCAAGAGTACATGTTATTAAG AAAtgtatagatattttaattgagaAAGAATATCTGGAGCGCACAGAGGGTCAAAAGGACACATATAGCTACCTGGCATGA
- the LOC139993306 gene encoding uncharacterized protein isoform X2, which produces MTEELLSKEKEFHHLNKELEQKASNLIAKIDSVVSTYNNGCSNLNSRKHRVNATKEKTAYLNSTTIQNEDNFQILVKRNSSLPHIFDQSVASKPKIESQKDNEDEVSKQKNLANKTVLNFLKSKVDILQDELQTMRIEYRKQDLDKLQKQVKITNQQSNSCLMRLNRSLENNDKLKNALKYSEVEEKELKTQIRKLEEDRKLTASHLGKQLSELIQVFKKQMLIVDNLKKQNACLLAVGQLKLTKEDFSRLLDQRPENL; this is translated from the exons ATGACTGAAGAATTATTatctaaagaaaaagaatttcatcATTTGAATAAAGAACTTGAGCAGAAAGCAAGCAATTTGATAGCAAAAATAGATTCTGTTGTTAGCACTTACAATAACGGATGCTCGAATCTTAATTCGAGGAAACATCGCGTAAAtgcgacgaaagaaaaaacagcCTATTTAAATAGTACAACAATACAAAATGAAGATAATTTTCAGATTTTGGTTAAACGAAATTCATCTTTACCTCATATTTTCGATCAATCCGTTGCTTCGAAGCC AAAAATAGAATCACAGAAAGATAATGAGGATGAAGTTTCTAAGCAAAAGAACCTGGCAAATAAAACTGTTCtcaatttcttaaaatctAAGGTAGATATATTACAGGATGAGCTACAAACAATGCGAATTGAATACAGAAAACAG gaCCTAGATAAACTTCAAAAGCAAGTAAAGATAACAAATCAACAGTCTAACAGTTGCTTGATGAGATTAAATAGATCTTTGGAAAATAACGATAAACTTAAGAATGCACTGAAATATTCTGAAGTAGAAGAAAAG GAATTGAAGACTCAAATTAGAAAGCTAgaagaagatagaaaattaaCAGCTAGTCACTTGGGAAAGCAACTTTCAGAATTAATACAAgtgtttaaaaaacaaatgttAATTGTAGATAACTTAAAGAAgcaaaat GCATGCTTACTGGCAGTTGGACAactaaaattaacaaaagaaGATTTCTCAAGATTATTGGACCAGAGACCtgaaaatttatga
- the LOC139993306 gene encoding uncharacterized protein isoform X1, which yields MTEELLSKEKEFHHLNKELEQKASNLIAKIDSVVSTYNNGCSNLNSRKHRVNATKEKTAYLNSTTIQNEDNFQILVKRNSSLPHIFDQSVASKPKIESQKDNEDEVSKQKNLANKTVLNFLKSKVDILQDELQTMRIEYRKQCDVCKNLESENNKIEIKLKAEIESLKETITKLENTNKELHCQSQALNTENSILKKDLDKLQKQVKITNQQSNSCLMRLNRSLENNDKLKNALKYSEVEEKELKTQIRKLEEDRKLTASHLGKQLSELIQVFKKQMLIVDNLKKQNACLLAVGQLKLTKEDFSRLLDQRPENL from the exons ATGACTGAAGAATTATTatctaaagaaaaagaatttcatcATTTGAATAAAGAACTTGAGCAGAAAGCAAGCAATTTGATAGCAAAAATAGATTCTGTTGTTAGCACTTACAATAACGGATGCTCGAATCTTAATTCGAGGAAACATCGCGTAAAtgcgacgaaagaaaaaacagcCTATTTAAATAGTACAACAATACAAAATGAAGATAATTTTCAGATTTTGGTTAAACGAAATTCATCTTTACCTCATATTTTCGATCAATCCGTTGCTTCGAAGCC AAAAATAGAATCACAGAAAGATAATGAGGATGAAGTTTCTAAGCAAAAGAACCTGGCAAATAAAACTGTTCtcaatttcttaaaatctAAGGTAGATATATTACAGGATGAGCTACAAACAATGCGAATTGAATACAGAAAACAG TGTGATGTTTGCAAGAATTTGGAATCTGAAAATAACAAGATTGAAATTAAGTTAAAAGCTGAAATAGAGTcattaaaagaaacaattacaaaattaGAGAACACTAACAAGGAATTGCACTGTCAATCACAAGCattaaatacagaaaattcAATCTTAAAGAAA gaCCTAGATAAACTTCAAAAGCAAGTAAAGATAACAAATCAACAGTCTAACAGTTGCTTGATGAGATTAAATAGATCTTTGGAAAATAACGATAAACTTAAGAATGCACTGAAATATTCTGAAGTAGAAGAAAAG GAATTGAAGACTCAAATTAGAAAGCTAgaagaagatagaaaattaaCAGCTAGTCACTTGGGAAAGCAACTTTCAGAATTAATACAAgtgtttaaaaaacaaatgttAATTGTAGATAACTTAAAGAAgcaaaat GCATGCTTACTGGCAGTTGGACAactaaaattaacaaaagaaGATTTCTCAAGATTATTGGACCAGAGACCtgaaaatttatga